The proteins below are encoded in one region of Brassica napus cultivar Da-Ae chromosome A6, Da-Ae, whole genome shotgun sequence:
- the LOC111199059 gene encoding uncharacterized protein LOC111199059: MKNIGSYKFKGGSDPIEADKWMTMMNKNFEAMECPDEYKKKIDVYYLEEAKHRLERQFMNLVQGDMPLRSYESEFTRLRRHVFDGREDEATMICNFMYGLKPELGSRLAGSNFSSLSDLVEKAVNVETVLEAEGKTIPHSGGHTKFSQGEIPNFNKGPRSKKGKGQRFGGQTNYRSNTGVCYICDQPGHISKVCPNRQRSNQQGSPSLRMEDVTCFFCGRNGHYASSCPNKPIPATPLAIRAPPNRPAIEPAPKKQNLGGRVYALGVENPDNVGPSSGPITGTIHVSGKPTHVLFDSGATHSFATPIVAAQFWDCFVVDRVNVAVLTPRIPNPSSKSVYQECYIGHSRQRVCGRSVSCAVERVRSNPWNGLVIELWSSNRLWKGKAVVGRGKRPEMVYYGISPSMTVSLVAAIRVQDLFQDEEVYLVTLSVSGGATSDEVKVEEIEVVQEFEDVFAPLKELPPPRSNPFTIILEPEGKPIARAPYRMAHAELAELKKQLEDLLEKGFIRSSSSPWGAPVLFVKKKEGSMRLWYHQIPIAKSDIMKTAFRTKYGQYEFVVMPFGLTNAPATFMRLMNEVFHDYFDKFVIIFIDDILVYSRSKEEHNEHLRLVMKRLRNQKLFIKFSKCSFWKREIGFLGHIVSGEGVAADPEKFVKDNSSIAKPLTKLTSKGVPFLWVEETEKAFKKLKEALTTALVLALPEQGKPYTVYTDASRVGLGCVLMQDGRVIAYASRKLQKHEDNYSTHDLELTAVVFAL, translated from the exons ATGAAGAACATTGGATCCTACAAGTTCAAAGGAGGATCCGATCCGATTGAGGCAGACAAGTGGATGACCATGATGAATAAGAATTTTGAAGCCATGGAGTGCCCGGATGAGTACAAGAAGAAGATCGATGTGTACTACTTGGAAG AAGCGAAGCATCGGTTAGAGCGCCAGTTCATGAACCTTGTTCAAGGAGATATGCCTTTAAGGAGTTATGAGTCGGAGTTCACAAGGTTGAGGCGACATGTTTTTGATGGCCGTGAAGATGAAGCAACTATGATCTGTAACTTTATGTACGGATTGAAACCGGAGCTtggaagtcgtttagctggaagcAACTTTAGCAGCTTATCGGATCTGGTGGAAAAGGCTGTTAATGTTGAGACTGTATTGGAGGCTGAAGGGAAAACCATACCGCATTCTGGTGGACATACCAAGTTTAGCCAAGGAGAAATACCGAATTTCAACAAGGGTCCAAGGTCTAAGAAAGGCAAAGGGCAAAGATTCGGAGGCCAAACCAATTATCGCAGTAACACTGGAGTGTGTTACATATGTGATCAACCGGGACACATTTCTAAGGTTTGTCCCAACAGACAACGGAGTAACCAGCAAGGTTCTCCTTCGCTGAGGATGGAAGATGTTACTTGTTTCTTCTGTGGAAGGAATGGTCATTATGCATCGTCATGTCCAAACAAGCCAATCCCTGCAACCCCTCTCGCGATCCGAGCTCCTCCTAACCGTCCAGCCATTGAGCCAGCaccaaagaagcaaaacctAGGAGGTAGAGTTTATGCCTTAGGTGTAGAAAACCCAGACAATGTAGGACCGTCAAGCGGTCCCATCACAG GAACCATACATGTTTCTGGTAAacccacacatgtattgttcgactcgggggcaacacatagttttgcGACCCCTATAGTAGCTGCCCAGTTTTGGGATTGTTTTGTGGTTGACAGGGTAAATGTGGCCGTCTTGACCCCCCGCATACCAAACCCTTCAAGCAAATCAGTGTATCAAGAATGTTACATTGGTCATTCAAGGCAAAGAGTTTGTGGCAGATCTGTTAGTTGTGCCGTTGAAAGGGTACGAAGTAATCCTTGGAATGGACTGGTTATCGAGCTATGGAGTTCAAATCGACTGTGGAAAGGGAAGGCTGTTGTTGGCAGAGGTAAACGACCAGAGATGGTATACTATGGAATCAGTCCTAGTATGACCGTGTCGCTGGTAGCAGCAATAAGGgtacaagatttgtttcaagATGAGGAAGTGTATTTGGTAACTTTATCGGTTAGTGGAGGAGCCACTAGTGATGAAGTTAAGGTCGAAGAAATTGAAGTGGTCCAGGAGTTTGAGGATGTATTTGCGCCACTAAAGGAATTACCTCCACCTCGGAGTAATCCTTTTACCATTATTTTGGAGCCTGAAGGAAAACCTATAGCTAGGGCACCATATCGGATGGCACATGCGGAGTTGGCTGaactaaagaagcaattggaagatcTATTGGAAAAAGGATTCATCCGGTCGAGCTCTTCACCTTGGGGAGCTCCTGTGttatttgtgaagaagaaggagggaAGCATGAGGTTGT GGTATCACCAAATTCCTATTGCCAAGTCAGATATTATGAAGACGGCGTTTCGGACGAAATATGGGCAGTATGAGTTTGTagttatgccctttggtctcacaaACGCACCTGCGACTTTCATGCGCTTGATGAATGAAGTGTTTCACGACTACTTTGATAAGTTTGTGATCATTTTCATTGACGACATCCTGGTGTATTCGAGAAGTAAGGAGGAGCACAACGAGCATTTAAGACTGGTTATGAAGAGGTTACGGAATCAGAAGCTATTTATCAAGTTCAGCAAGTGCTCGTtttggaagagagagataggattTCTGGGTCACATAGTATCAGGAGAGGGCGTGGCTGCTGATCCAGAAAAG TTTGTTAAGGACAACTCCTCCATTGCAAAGCCTTTAACTAAACTTACCAGTAAAGGAGTTCCTTTTTTATGGGTGGAAGAAACCGAGAAGGcattcaagaagttgaaggaagcTCTCACGACCGCACTTGTGTTAGCTTTGCCCGAGCAAGGTAAACCTTACACGGTTTACACGGATGCTTCACGGGTTGGGTTAGGTTGTGTTCTTATGCAAGATGGGCGAGTCATCGCGTATGCCTCACGAAAACTACAAAAGCATGAGGACAACTACAGTACACATGACTTGGAGTTAACGGCCGTGGTGTTCGCTTTGTGA